Proteins from one Ahaetulla prasina isolate Xishuangbanna chromosome 2, ASM2864084v1, whole genome shotgun sequence genomic window:
- the CDR2L gene encoding cerebellar degeneration-related protein 2-like, which translates to MLSADRMDEFQSEEEEPWYDQQDLEQDLHLAAELGKTLLERNKELEESLQQMYTTNEEQVQEIEYLTKQLEMLRHMNEQHAKVYEQLDLTARDLELANQKLVLESKASQQKIQCLTETIEGLQNQVDELQKQVEELQSLDQLRVRREKRERRRTIHTFPCLKELCSSPRYEDAFQIHSSSMEFNQMPLERENERLQAMVNSLRSQVIQEKQRKERVEREYTSVIQEYSDLEQRVCEMESCKLRIKELETELLELQQMKQVKKYLLSREDNLSETLLEPLNNAPESDYIDLSEEDGRKNHESSMAASPNHPVRKSCSDTALNAIVTKDAVSRHEGNYTLHANNVRKRGMSILREVDEQYHALLEKYEELLSKCRQHKDSVRHAGVQTSRPISRDSSFRDFRGEGYELEELKTMEKSLSKHVEAVDKRLEQSQPEYKALFKEIFSRIQKTKADINATKVKKKTSK; encoded by the exons ACTTGCACTTAGCTGCCGAATTAGGGAAGACACTTCTAGAGCGCAACAAGGAACTGGAAGAGTCTCTGCAGCAAATGTACACCACTAATGAGGAACAAGTGCAAGAGATAGAG tATTTGACAAAACAGCTGGAAATGTTGCGGCATATGAATGAACAACATGCTAAAGTTTATGAACAGCTGGATTTAACAGCACGGGATCTAGAATTGGCCAATCAGAAGCTTGTGCTAGAGAGTAAGGCATCCCAGCAGAAGATACAATG CCTGACGGAAACAATTGAAGGACTACAAAATCAAGTTGACGAGCTACAAAAACAAGTGGAAGAACTGCAGAGCTTAGACCAGCTGCGCGTCCGccgagaaaaaagagaaaggcgtCGAACGATCCACACATTTCCTTGTCTCAAGGAATTATGCTCAAGTCCCAG ATATGAGGATGCATTCCAAATCCACAGCTCTTCCATGGAGTTCAACCAGATGCCCTTGGAACGAGAGAATGAGCGACTGCAAGCAATGGTAAATTCTCTTCGGTCCCAAGTTATCCAGGAGAAGCAGCGAAAAGAAAGGGTGGAGAGAGAATATACATCAGTCATCCAGGAGTACTCAGATCTTGAGCAACGAGTTTGTGAGATGGAAAGCTGCAAACTGcgcattaaagaattggaaactgAATTATTGGAACTCCAGCAGATGAAGCAAGTCAAGAAATATCTCCTCAGTAGAGAGGACAACCTATCAGAAACACTTCTGGAGCCATTAAACAATGCTCCTGAATCTGACTACATAGATCTTTCTGAGGAAGATGGGAGGAAAAATCATGAATCCTCCATGGCAGCTTCTCCGAACCATCCTGTCCGGAAAAGCTGTAGCGACACAGCCCTTAATGCCATTGTAACGAAGGATGCTGTGAGCCGCCATGAAGGCAATTATACACTCCATGCCAACAATGTACGGAAAAGAGGAATGTCAATCCTGAGGGAAGTGGATGAGCAATACCATGCCCTGCTGGAAAAGTATGAGGAGCTTCTCAGCAAGTGCCGTCAGCATAAGGACAGTGTACGTCATGCTGGTGTACAAACCTCTCGCCCCATCTCCCGTGACAGCTCCTTTAGAGACTTCCGGGGGGAGGGTTATGAGCTGGAAGAGCTCAAAACAATGGAGAAGAGCCTTAGCAAACATGTGGAAGCTGTAGACAAACGGCTAGAGCAGAGTCAGCCAGAATATAAAGCTCTGTTTAAGGAAATCTTCTCTCGAATCCAGAAGACAAAAGCAGATATCAATGCCACCAAGGTGAAAAAGAAGACTAGCAAGTGA
- the MRPL58 gene encoding large ribosomal subunit protein mL62 codes for MAAPSLCCFRRMPVQWLLFWETFRKIPLRGFALGRPAFDSQFRSAYSLDQLYQPQEREADTAKDLASQTIPEIPVGRLSVSYSRSSGPGGQNVNKVNSKAEVRFHLASADWISEEVRQKMAVLQKHRINKLGELIITSEVSRYQLRNMADCLQKIRNMIAESTMSPHVISEETAEMIRKRVEKMNRERLRQKKARSSLKQSRQVDYD; via the exons ATGGCGGCACCTTCGCTGTGCTGCTTTCGGCGAATGCCGGTTCAGTGGCTGCTCTTCTGGGAGACATTCAGGAAAATTCCGCTTCGAGGTTTTGCTTTAGGTCGCCCGGCTTTCGATTCTCAATTCCGAAGTGCATACAGTTTGGACCAACTCTATCAGCCGCAGGAAAGGGAAGCCGACACTGCGAAG GATTTGGCAAGCCAGACAATTCCAGAGATTCCTGTGG GTCGTTTGTCTGTATCCTATTCACGGAGCAGTGGCCCAGGAGGCCAGAATGTGAATaaag TGAATTCAAAAGCGGAAGTCCGATTCCATTTGGCATCAGCAGACTGGATCTCCGAAGAAGTGCGACAAAAAATGGCAGTGCTG CAAAAACATAGGATCAATAAATTGGGAGAGCTAATAATCACTTCTGAAGTGAGTCGCTATCAGTTGAGGAATATGGCAGACTGCTTACAGAAGATCAGGAACATGATTGCAGAATCCACTATGAGTCCTCATGTTATATCTGAAGAAACTGCTGAGATGATCAGAAAAAG GGTGGAGAAGATGAACAGAGAACGCCTCCGACAAAAAAAAGCACGATCTTCTTTGAAGCAAAGTAGACAAGTGGACTATGACTGA